Below is a window of Podarcis muralis chromosome 5, rPodMur119.hap1.1, whole genome shotgun sequence DNA.
TGAACACATTAATGGTCAGGGACTAGGGGGAGTGCTATGCAGGCAAATGCACTGAAGACCATTCATGTGTTCAGCCAAATGCCTTAACACAACTTCAAATTATAGTTACAGTTAATTATACATAGGATAGTACACCAGGTATTCATTATTAAGAATGCCAGGAATCAATAATTAAGCCAATCAGTGTTACTGGCAATCATCTGGAAACAATATTGTGCAAAGGCATAAGCAGAGCTACATTAAAATAGTTCTGTGCAAAAGGTAACCCAAATTCTATGGCAAGTCtccttttgcataatttattctactTCTAGTCATGGGTGATGACTGGAGGTGCGAATGCAGGTGGAGAgagttaatttttattattagatATTTATCAGCAGTAGATTCAAAACAGTAATTCTTCTTACAAGGTGTAATTAATTTATGGAATCCATTGCCATTAAGACCACTAGCCAAATTAATGAAGGCTAGGTTAGGTCTATCAGCAGCTagtggcaaggcaaggcaagcagGCTAGATCcctatctcccccacccctccaatcaCCAAATTTGACAGGCAGGAGCAGTGGCAGCACTTTGAAGCCCCAATGATCCAAAACACCACACATGGCTCTCTGCATGCACTGGTGATCAGATGTGCTTGCACAGAACCAGTGGTCTTTAAAGGGGTCTCTGCAAGCACCTAAGATCAGCTGCTTGTTGAAACTTGAAAAGAACCACACAGGCTTTGCAGGAGCTGCCAATGATGAAAATCAGTAGAGCCTGCAACCCAATTTTTTGGCACAGTCACATCTTTACTGACCAACAGGACAAGTAGACATAGCTTGGCTAAAAGTCTTGCAGGGCAAATGGAGAGGCTAAACTTGGTCTTAAGCCAACCACTGGCTTAAGAAAACCTCCTGATTCATAGCCAATGTACCTCCAAAGCTAGTTGCTGGGGGAGTGGCATTCCCTTTATGCTGagtttgtgagcttcccagaggcatctgattggccagagTAAATAGCAGGACATTGGACTAGTTGGATTTTGGGTGTgatcttcttatgtccttaagtATGGTTAATAACCTACACTACTGCCCTATAGATTCTGAATGTTTTAGCAGTCATTCCTCAATCTTTCTTAGCCAGTCACTAGAAACTCATTTAAATTCATGTCAAGATTCTAAAGTGAATTCTGCACTTATACAGAATCAAAGAACATACACAACCTTATCCATAAGCTGTTCTCATTCAGAACAAAGGTGCAGAAGTAATTATTCTTCAAATCCCTCCTTAACACACAGATTTTCTATAAAGCCTTTGGCACAACCCCCTCAATGTTTTACTGTAACAAACCCAACTGCATGCAACCAAAATCATCATCCATTCCAGTCTCCCCTTCCTCTGTTGCTTCCCCATGTCAGATTTTTGACTGTAAGCTAAATAGGGCAGAAACCTATCCTTATGTACTCTGTAGAACATCTCACACACATCTGAGGTGCAGTAATAAAAAAGTAAACTTCCTAGTTTTTAATTTAAACACATACAAAGGCCAAGAGTACAGAATCAGTCTCCATGGAACATCTCAGGACAGTTCCCCAAACACTTGATAGTGAAAGCATGCTTTTTCTGAATTAAAACTGGACAGCACATTTGATTCTTACAGCCCCAAAAGTTGACTTTTTAGGGTGTATGAAAAACTAACTGCCTGTATCTCTGCAGGAATCACTACTCTGCAAGGAGGCATAAACTGATCCAGGCTATTAGTTCTGCTGTATTTGTCACCACTCTGTTTGCTAACTGCCTTATTAAAAGAATAACATATATAAGCTGTTATGACAATTTCAGAAATGGTCCCAAACAATGgaacaacaaaaaaggaaagtTGAACCAAAGACTTACCAATAGGTTTCTCTAGGTACATCCTCCTCACTGCTACCCCAGAGGCGTGCATGATAAATGGCATTCTGGACTCTCTCATCCTGGTTTTCACATTGATTAGCTGGGTCATTGATTATGCTAAGTATTCGCGGAGGTAAACCTTGTGTCAGCTTTGTCTTGGTTAGCCACAATGCTTGCTTTACACCTTCAAGTAAAATAATATATTACCAGTGAGCATCTTTAGTACTGCACCTTGCACTTCAACCACTCTTACACGAGAACAAGGACTTTTCCACCATTCTTTTTAAGATTTGGAGCGGGGCGGGGAGAGCTATTCTAGAGACAAAATGGAGCAGAAAACCAAGACCACCTTATAAATGCTGCATGCATTGCAGTTAATTACTTAACAAAACCTGGACAAGTATAGATAAGCTGGCACAATGTGGCCCAACAAGTTTGTGTCCACTAATTTGCAGTTCCCGCCTTCTTATAACTACCACCTTTAACAGTATTTATGCTTTCCAAATACTGGGCTTTTCTTTGAAAATAACGATTATGatgctgggcaagataaagcaagtaacaaatttattaaataattttaCATTGGGGCAGCTGCCTGAGAGAAGAGCCATGTGACTGTGCTAGCCTCCTAGGCTGGCCACTGTCACCTGCTCTGCTCCGATGTGGAGTGCTTCTGGGAAAGGCCTGCTCTTTAGCAAGAGAAAGATTGCCAGCAGTGCCACATCAGCGAGGAGACAGCTTGTCACCTACGAAGCCAAAATCTCCATAAAGGCAGAGCTATAGAACTGTGCCATTAAGAACAGCCCCTTTAAAAACTTCTACACAAGCTCCCTTTCCCCTCACGTGCTGTTGCTGCATGCCTCTTTTTAAACTGAGACTGTCCACTCCGAGATCCTTTTCTAAGCTGCAGGACTGGGTGTCTGTCCATGCCATTAATAATGCCTGATCTGCATTAATGTCCATGCCATTAATAATGCCTGATCTGCATTAATGTCCATGCCATTAATAATGCCTGACCTGCATAACCCAAGCTCAGCTTGTCACTTCGCAGGCACCAACCTCTGACCGGTCTCTTCCTTCCACTGCATCGCCTGCCCTCGAGGACTCCCTCAGAGCCCAAGCCATCCTGACACGAAACACCCCGAAGCTGGCCGGCCTTCCCCGCCCACCAGCCTCGGTCAGCGCGGGCCCCGCAGGCAGCCCTCACCTTCCAGCACGCGAGTCCGCTGGTGGAAGACGTAGCAGGGCCGCTGCTTGTAAGTGGGCATCTCCTCCAAGCGGGGGCCGCCGTCGTGCCAGGGGTCGTGCCACCCGCGCTCCCACTTGGGGTGACGAGGCTTGGCCAGCCAAGGCACGCGGTGCAGCTTCCCCTCGTACGTCACCACGTCGAGCTCGGGAAGCTGCTCCCGCACCGGAGGCACTTTGCGTAAGTACCAAGGCAACGGCGCGCCCGGCGGCGGCCCGCGCACCGTCCACGGGGTGCGGGGCAGCGGCTCCCGAGGACGCTTCGGCCCGTAGGTGAATTTGGCGCGGCGCTGCCCGCAAAGCGCCCAGCACTGCGCCCGCTGGGCGGGCAGCCGTACGGCCAGCATCGCTGCCTCCGCTCCACGTCGCCCAGTCCCCTCACAGACACCTCACCGCCCGCTGGCGGCCGCAGCCATTTTCTTTCCGCCTCCGAAGCGCATGCCGGGTAGAGGGGCGGGGCTATGTTGTGATGGACAGCGGGCCGCTTCCCCACCGCGCAAACTCGGCGCTCGTCTGGGCCCGGCGTGGGAAGGAAGCGGGTCGGGGGTTTGCCGTTGAGGGGACTGGCGGTGGCTCTCCCTGCCCATGACGCAGCCGGTGGAAGCGCCTCCAGTTCCCTCAAGGGCAGAAGAACAGCGTCCCGCCTCGCACCGTGGCGACTAATTCTGCCCTTTTCTCCAGGGGACGCGGCGCTTTCGCAACGGAGGGGCATTGCCATTGCACGGCGCTTTTAACCCCCGTAACAACCACCACCTTGCTCTGCTGCGATTAAAGCACCTTTGCTTTGACTGTCCACGTTTTGCATGCGAAAGGTCTTGGTTTCACTCCTTcccgtctccaggtagggcatcGCTGCTGGAAGCGCTGGAGGGTGGCAGCAGGGGCTGAGCTTGGTGGCCCCCCATGGCCCGGCTTGGTGTAGAGCAGCTTCCATATGGGGGAGATCGAGGGGCGCTCagcctgcagagagagagagaggctccttGTTCAGGGGCTGCCAATGCAAGCCAAAGTCCAAATAATTCGATTAGTTTCTCCTGCCCCTCATgtcattatttattacatttatatcccccccccccaagtatctcaAGGCGGCATACACAGTTctactcatttaatccccacaacaacccaaggtaacaaaataaaaaaaatccatctagtagcaccttagagacagttggttcttcagaagtgtgcatgcgcacgaaagctcataccaataacaaacttagttggtctctaaggagctacgggaaggatttttttaattttgtttcaactatggcagaccaacacagctacctacctgtaactagaacctctaaggtaaattaggctgagaggcagtgacaggcctACAGACATGTACACTACGGTGCATCGTATCTTtctcattatttataccctatccCTCTTCTAGAGCAGCATATATAATATGCTCACAACAGCCACTgtctcctcacaacagccctgtaaggtaggtggCAGGGAGTGTGATGGggccaagatcacccagtgagctttgtgaatAAGCAGCGATTTGAACCTGGGTGTCCCTTCCCGGTCACATTACCACCTTATACAAAGCCAGCCCACGCCACACACCTTTAGGTAGTTTTGCCTCTGACCTACCAAGCaagggcagaggcagcagcacaacACAGGAAAGTAGGCAGGAGTGTGGACCTGAATTTAAGCTATAGTCAGAACCACACAACTTTCTGTTCTTGATGTGCCACCGCCATAGATGTTTGTAGCATTAATGGGACTGGTCAAATAATAACCCTCCTAGCACTGCTTAGTGGAAAACGGGACATGGAAAACTGCCTTACAAGTCagagccattggtccatctagttcaatatctTTTGCACTGAGCATCTCTCCAGTGTTCCAAACAAGGGACTTTCTCAGCTTACCAGTAAATGCCAGTGGCTGAACTTGGGATCATTTGCAAACAGCTCTTGTCCCTCCCTCACATTAACATTCTGACTAGAAATCTCAAGAACGACTTACCTTGTGCATATGTGCTAGTGAAAATATTAATTGATTCTATCCATTTCCTgcctttttgtttaaaaagctgATAATGTTAATATGGACTGTAATTGATCAAGGGTGTAATTTATCAAGACTGTACCTGGAAAATATGGGAAGTTGGCATATATTGTTAATGGTGCTTaatacaactcccagaatcctccTGGCCTGTACATTTTGATCTTAAGAACATAAAGAAGAGCTGTACTGGATGAAATGAAggtcatcatcctgttctcacagtggccagccaaatgtCTTTGGAAAGGACATGAGTGCCACAATACTCCTTGCTCATGTTTCCCAGCAAGTGCTATTTAGAGATATGCAGCCTGTGATACTGGAGGtagaaacacagccatcatgattAGTGGCAATCGATAGTCTTATCCCGCATGAGTTTGTCTAAACCTGTTtgtaaagttggtggccattactgtacTCATTTTTATGTAAGGCAAGGTGCATAGACATCTGTAGCCACAACCCCAATATGGCTCTTAGCTAGTTTGTGAATGCATCCAGATTGGATTTTTTAATGTAAATGTGTACATGTAAAACTGTCAGCCTCCCCTGATTATGTAACTTCAGAGGAGTCCAGCAAGATAGTTTTTCCTAAAACAACCACATTATACGAAAGGATGACATACTGAACTCTGATCAGGTTTACAGAGGTTTAGCTCCTAAAACATACTGGGGACAGGATCCACAGCCTTGACATTTTCGCTGTTGGGACAACAGATTTTACATTCTCTTTGACGCCTTTGCTTCTGTAGAGAGttggaaggaggaaaaatgaCCTGTTTAACCTGTTTCTAAGGGGTAGGACCTGCACCATCAATCCAAAGTAAAGTATGATGCTGTAGAAGGTTACAGTTGATTACATGTGTATATCATGAAGCAAAATAACAAATACTGTAGTAACATACCAAAacttaaaaataacaatattcCAAAGATAGATTAAAAACAGATATAAGTGTTAAATTTAACAAGATTTATTTACTACTTGGTCGTAACAAAATTTCTTAAGAGGTTTACAAGTAATATTAACATTATCAATAAAAAATGAAGTGCTTCCAAGCAAGGAATTCAGCTAAAATGTGCTAAAATACATGTTGGTTGTGGTAGGGACAGATCATCTTCATCCAACAGTTTGAAACTGAGTGTTATATTTTCTAGATAATGGATGATAGTGAAGATGACTGGCTGTCTCTCAAGCCCAAAGAGCCATTGCCATCCCAGTGCTGTGGTAGTGGCTGCAAACCTTGTGTCTATGACACGTATCAGGATGAGCTGGAGCAGTGGGAAAAGGCCAAGGCAAAAAAAGACAGAAGCCTCCTGACAAGGAAGAAACAGCAAGTAGAAATCTTAAAATTATGTTAATATTTCATCTGGGTCCTATCCTCCCCCCTTGTAAAtagatcccattgatttcaaattGATCTACTATACGTTCAGGTATAtctatttaggctgcaatcctaaccccacacacctgggagtaagccccactgaattcagtaggcctTATTTCTGAGGAGACATGGTTACTTTGCAGTTACTTTCCAAAACAGTATTTTGTCCTTTTTATATCTAATTAGAAGTTTAATATGAGTATGTTTCAAAAAGTTTATGTCTTTGACTTGTTTCTCTCCTGTCAGTCTCTTGAATGCAGAATTattagaaaaagtgttttataacACTCATCAAATTTCCCACTTTAATATTTGTAATTATAGTTTGCTGCCATATTGTCTTCCCAATAAATCTTGCAAGTATTTTTGCTCCAATAAAAAGCAGTAAAATATGTAAGCTTAATTAACATTACATTTTAAATGCAAGAAAATATATAGTAATCCATGCAGGAGAATACATTCCTTTCTAGCATCTCTCATATTGATGAACATCACAACTTACTCATAATTCAGTTTTATCCCATTGTGCCAGCTGGGCTTTCTCCAATTCTGTTAACGCACCTCAAGCACCCAGCAACTGAGGGCAAGCACAAATCCCTTTAAAATATGATGTTGCTTATTGGAGTAATACCTGAGAAAGGATGCTAGGAACTGAGGTGCCGATCCCATTGagactaagccccattgaacgcAATGGGTCCTACTTCAGACTAAAAACGCATAGGGTTGTGAAATGCATGCTGGGAAAATGAGAACAAGGAAATGAAGAAACAAAGAGAAATGCTTTTTTTATATTTGAAATGATAGGTATTAAGGTTCAAGCCTGCTTGGAAGCCCTTTCCATTGGCCTGGAAGCCATTTTGATGTGCCAGGGCTAAGGCTGAggcacatgctcagaggtgctTTTCTTTATTATTCCTTGTTCCAAATCTGAAGTCTTGAGACTTCAATCAAATTCAGGGGCCACACAATGAATGGCTCACGTGCCCTGAAAAAGATAAAACATGTCTTGAACAAATTGGTAATGCAAAATTTGCTTCTAAAGATTGCCTGGAGGCCCGAATAAGCTATTCTCTTCCCTGGATCTTTGTACTGTGAGAAGCTTCGCTCATGTAATTCTTGCAGACATGGAGCTGTTAAAAGAGCTGGAGTTTTGCAAAGGAAGAAAGACGGCAGCCCTAGTGGGAGGTCtggagaaaaataagaaattgctTTTGAGAGAGACTGCAAACTAAGGAGGAATGCCCATCCGTTCCTTGAGATAGGTAGAAAATTACCTCCTAGATGGCCTTCCATCATCTTTTGGGAGTGCTATTACTATTTGTGTGTGGACATACCTTTAGTTTCTCACCTTCCAAAATCATTATCAGCATATTGTTATGGTCATAATTGTAAAAAAGGCAAGCAGATTAAAATGGGACTTCACAAATAATTACTTACTGAATTAACACTTTATTGAGACCAGATGTATTCAGTCTttaaaatttgtgtgtgtggcaggctgtgtgtgtgtgttttgcagtaACATGTTTCACCATGGCAGAATTCActcacatttttttgaaaaaagaaaagagggtggCATTGCTTAACCTTGTAATTATTTATTGTTGCTTTTGCAGTGTAGTAATTCAGAACTAACTCCAGAAACGTTTACAGCTTTCATCATAAGCTCTGTGGATCAGCTGACAGAAGACACCTACCAGTATAAATTTGAATTGCCTGGAAATAGCAGCCTAGGGTTGAGTTTGGGACAACATATTGTGCTAAGGTACTGTACTAAGTCTCTAGTTAAACAGGCCTCAGTATGTGATTTaactttctttttgttgttgttgagctacAAAGATTTCATGCCAAGTAAATCATAATTTCTGTGCTCCCAGATTGGCTCTGTTGAAAGAACTTGTGAGCTCACTGAGCTTATTAACCTTGTTAATTTTATGGTATATGCTACCCTACACTTGCTTTTCCTTCCATTTTAGTTGTATTGGAGGCAGAAAAATTAAGTGTGGGTAAGAAAGCCAATTTACAAAATTGGAAAAGGTGAAAAGCAAATGTGTATTGGAATGATCGTCACGTACCAACACATAGGGACAATATATTAACTTTTCCCCCTGAGGAAGTTATGCCCATTGCAATACAGAGCCACCTTTCATATTATTTATGTTATGAGTTACCTttgtatcccactcttcctctaagacaggcatggccaaactctgctctcctgatgttttgggactacaattcccatcatccctgaccactggtcctgttagctagagatgatgggagttgtagtcccaaaacatttggagggccgagtttggacatgcctgctctaaggtATGTGGGAACATTTTGCCCTCCCAGTAACTCTGTGAAATAAGTTAGAGTGGCTGATCAAAGTTGCCCAAGTGACCCTTATAACTGAATGATGGTGCAGTCTCTAGATTCTGTGGTCCAACACCAACACCCTGACCATAATatcgttctttttaaaaatttgtttatttggcttttcagattaaaattttacaatcacgtatgcaacatacaacataaaatcaagattccaaagaatctcctggacttcccccctcccctttgtgggaGGACCATAATATCACACTGAGCATCTATCCGAAAGGCCTGACGCCCACTGAAAACAGATTAATAAAGCTGCTGTTGGAAACTTTTAGAATTCACTATATATCCTCCACGTCACTGTAACAGCTAGATGCCTCACAAAACTTCATTAAGGATAAAAGAATTGACTATTCTGAGTTGAAAAGTTGTCTGTTGTTGATGTGCAATTGATTGGCAGTGGAAGCCAAGAGTGATAGGAATATTTGCTTCAACCCAACACAAGAGGTACATTGCTTCCCAAGTCATTTTTGGACTTTTAAGATGACTGTGATTAAGTCAGTTTCTATAAACTGGGTGAAGTTGCCAGCACCACGACAGGAGCATGGTTCATTCCGGGCTCCTTCCAACACATGTAGGAATACAATGGATTAAGCCTAGGAGTAGTATCATTGACCTTTGTGCAACCTTTGTGAGATAGGTCTGATTTTGCATGACTGTTATTCTTTCTGCACATTTAGTTGGGAGCATTCCCAAATTCAAAATTTTATGAGTGTGGGATATTGTTTGTTAATATTATTTCCATGTATTCACTATCTGTCCAAGACCAATTATAATCTTAGTATAGTTCTATAATTCCCTTACTCTGTGAGCAACATAGCTATATTTCACAAAATAGCTAGGCTGGCCATGTAGCTCATCTGGCCCCAGGAAAGGGAAGGATTGTTAAGGGAGGTGTGTGACAGAGAAATCTGAGGTTATTTCAATGCCTTGAATCTCTGTGATTTCACTGCAAAATGGGAGGGAATGATCTATTGTCTGGCTTGGCAAAGGACAGCCcatggggaaggaggaaggatacCTGCAGTGCTTTTCAGGCAGCAGCCTTTGCTGAGAGAGCAGTACTTTGCTGACAGGAATTGTAAGGGATTCAGATCAGGGTTCCCTTCctctatctttctttctctctctcttttttccttcctcagaGGACTAGTGAATGGTTTGGAGGTTCAGAGAGCCTATACTCCAATTACTCCTGTGAATGCTGAAGGGTACTTTGAAGTTTTAATAAAGGTAAATAGCGGCCTTTGTTCTATAGATTAA
It encodes the following:
- the CYB5RL gene encoding NADH-cytochrome b5 reductase-like isoform X2, coding for MDDSEDDWLSLKPKEPLPSQCCGSGCKPCVYDTYQDELEQWEKAKAKKDRSLLTRKKQQCSNSELTPETFTAFIISSVDQLTEDTYQYKFELPGNSSLGLSLGQHIVLRGLVNGLEVQRAYTPITPVNAEGYFEVLIKYGELLMLASGTGLAPMLPILQYITENEDDETFVTLVGCFRNFENIYMKPLLQEQSRFWNIRAFYVLSQEHSLENLPWSFQKNTYLGRINEDVIKSMVNTCRRQPYVLICGSVTFSEEMERSLKAIGLKEDSYFIF